One region of Thermoflexus hugenholtzii JAD2 genomic DNA includes:
- a CDS encoding UbiA-like polyprenyltransferase, whose translation MGRGVRVFLEAIKFEHTIFALPFAYIGMLLAAGGWPRLDQVFWITVAMAAARTLAMSMNRLADREYDARNPRTANRPLPRGLLRPETLQWAVGVSGVILVIAAWALNPLCVALLPVALLFLIGYHYTKRFTWLSHWILGFTDGLAPMGAWIALRGSFWKPEDLPAWILTAAVTLWIAGFDLIYACQDVDFDRREGLHSVPARFGVAAALRLARLNHLGMLLLLAGLGLGLRLGWPYGLGLAGVAALLVYEHRLVSPEDLSRVDVAFFNVNAYISVLLFAATWGGLAWGRW comes from the coding sequence ATGGGGCGGGGAGTGCGGGTTTTCCTGGAAGCGATCAAGTTCGAGCACACCATCTTCGCCCTCCCCTTCGCTTACATCGGGATGCTGCTGGCGGCCGGAGGGTGGCCCCGCCTGGATCAGGTGTTCTGGATCACCGTGGCCATGGCGGCGGCCCGCACCCTGGCGATGAGCATGAACCGGCTGGCGGATCGGGAATATGATGCGCGCAACCCGCGCACGGCGAACCGTCCGTTGCCCCGGGGGCTGTTGCGGCCGGAGACCCTTCAGTGGGCGGTGGGAGTCTCCGGGGTGATCCTGGTGATCGCCGCCTGGGCCCTGAATCCCCTCTGCGTGGCGCTACTCCCGGTTGCGTTGCTCTTCCTCATTGGCTACCACTACACGAAGCGCTTTACCTGGCTCAGCCACTGGATCCTGGGGTTCACCGACGGCCTGGCCCCGATGGGAGCCTGGATCGCTCTGCGGGGCTCCTTCTGGAAACCGGAGGATCTCCCCGCCTGGATCCTGACCGCTGCCGTCACCCTCTGGATCGCCGGCTTCGATCTGATTTATGCCTGTCAGGATGTGGACTTCGACCGCCGGGAGGGCTTGCACAGCGTCCCGGCCCGGTTCGGGGTGGCCGCCGCGTTGCGGCTGGCCCGCCTGAACCACCTGGGGATGCTTCTCCTGCTGGCCGGCCTGGGCCTCGGGCTCCGGCTGGGATGGCCTTACGGGCTCGGGCTGGCCGGGGTGGCGGCGCTGCTCGTCTACGAGCACCGTCTGGTCTCCCCGGAGGACCTCTCGCGCGTGGATGTGGCCTTCTTCAACGTCAACGCCTACATCAGCGTGCTCCTGTTCGCCGCCACCTGGGGCGGGCTGGCCTGGGGACGATGGTAG
- the tsaB gene encoding tRNA (adenosine(37)-N6)-threonylcarbamoyltransferase complex dimerization subunit type 1 TsaB: MRERKPTYLLALDTATSGLALALFDGAEWRAVACWRTPDRHTAELMARCQELLRAAGLGPEDLAAIAVVSGPGSFTGLRAGVAAAKGLALALELPLFGIGTEEAILAELPAALSPLHLVIPAGRGRLALHRYRWEAGWMPEGEPVLTTASALAEAWTPGTWLVGEWTARDQAVLERHPIAAWCIPWEIPSRVMGAARRAWARYQAGERPDPALLRPTYLRTPSVPEG, translated from the coding sequence ATGAGGGAGCGGAAGCCCACGTATTTGCTAGCTCTGGATACGGCCACCTCCGGCCTCGCCTTGGCGCTTTTCGATGGGGCCGAATGGCGGGCAGTGGCCTGCTGGCGCACCCCGGACCGGCACACGGCCGAGCTGATGGCGCGTTGCCAGGAGCTGTTGCGGGCAGCCGGTCTGGGGCCGGAGGATCTGGCGGCCATCGCCGTGGTGAGCGGCCCCGGGTCCTTCACCGGCCTGCGGGCGGGCGTTGCCGCCGCCAAAGGTCTGGCCCTGGCCCTGGAGCTTCCCCTCTTCGGGATCGGGACGGAAGAGGCCATCCTGGCGGAGCTGCCTGCCGCCCTCAGCCCGCTCCATCTGGTGATCCCGGCCGGGCGGGGACGGCTGGCCCTGCATCGTTACCGCTGGGAGGCCGGATGGATGCCGGAGGGAGAGCCGGTGCTGACGACCGCCTCCGCCCTGGCGGAGGCCTGGACGCCCGGAACCTGGCTGGTGGGGGAGTGGACCGCCCGGGATCAGGCGGTGCTGGAGCGGCATCCGATCGCCGCCTGGTGCATCCCCTGGGAGATCCCATCCCGGGTGATGGGGGCGGCTCGGCGGGCCTGGGCACGCTATCAGGCCGGCGAACGCCCGGATCCGGCCCTCCTGCGCCCTACCTATCTGCGCACACCCAGCGTCCCGGAAGGTTAA
- a CDS encoding c-type cytochrome: MAWIRWGFMLGLLGLAFQLSDAAAHAYQEEEAERGAAVFARRCSTCHGDRGQGLTDEWRATWPPTHQNCWKANCHGPQPYPEDGFTLPRVVPALIGPGTLRRFATAADLYAYIRARMPFHAPGSLPEADYRAVTAFLLQRHGIPADGRPFDPEAARGIPLSAPTPPEEGRRTVLPAAILALGGVAAGGVLLGVLLGLRRRRRSLWSSG, translated from the coding sequence GTGGCCTGGATCCGCTGGGGGTTCATGCTCGGCCTCTTGGGCCTGGCCTTCCAGCTCTCCGACGCAGCTGCCCATGCCTATCAGGAAGAGGAGGCGGAACGGGGGGCGGCTGTCTTCGCCCGACGCTGTTCGACGTGCCATGGCGATCGGGGACAGGGTTTGACCGACGAATGGCGGGCGACCTGGCCCCCCACGCATCAGAACTGCTGGAAGGCCAACTGCCATGGCCCGCAGCCCTACCCCGAGGACGGCTTCACCCTCCCCCGGGTGGTTCCTGCGCTCATCGGGCCGGGGACCCTGCGTCGGTTTGCCACGGCGGCGGATCTGTATGCCTACATCCGGGCCCGGATGCCCTTCCACGCGCCCGGGAGCCTGCCGGAGGCCGATTACCGGGCGGTCACGGCCTTTCTGCTTCAACGCCACGGGATCCCTGCCGATGGCCGACCCTTCGATCCTGAGGCCGCCCGGGGCATCCCGTTATCCGCTCCGACTCCCCCGGAGGAGGGACGCCGGACGGTCCTGCCGGCGGCGATCCTCGCTCTGGGAGGTGTCGCGGCAGGGGGGGTCCTGCTCGGCGTTCTCCTCGGGCTCCGGCGGCGAAGGAGGTCCTTGTGGTCATCCGGCTGA
- a CDS encoding ABC transporter substrate-binding protein has product MRRKSLVVARVLVLLALALAACAPGATPTPTATVPPPTPTPPPATPTPAFQPMKVEAPDCNYGGEFKAIEAVDQYTVRFTLCYPDPAFPSKVAFAAFAIQDKDYLDANGGDTVKMSEKPNGTGPYKVKEWIRGDRIIFEANPDYWGEKPKAKTLVFRWSKEAAARLLELQAGTVDGIDNPNPEDFEVIQKDPNLQLYIRPPLNIAYLGLNNNHPPLDNEKVRQAIAMAIDRERLVKNFYPAGSMVAEQFVPPALKPGYTEGLKWYDYNPQEAKRLLAEAGYPNGFDITLSYRDVVRGYLPRPGQVAQDIQAQLAEVGIRVKIKVMESGAFLDSVAAGNEPMYLLGWLADYPDATNFYDYHFANEANLQFGKLFPDLVEEIRAAARLSDPAARQKHYDKVNELIKQHVPMVPLAHGVAAAAFKATVKGAHASPLNNERFSVMDPGKDELVWMQNAEPIALWCADETDGETFRACIQVYEPLLDYKVGGVEVVPALAERYEANADLTVWTFYLRKGVKFHNGAELDANDVVATFKAQWDAKDPNHKGRTGTFEYFSAFFGSFLNAEK; this is encoded by the coding sequence ATGCGTCGGAAGAGTCTTGTCGTTGCGCGTGTCCTGGTCCTGCTCGCCCTGGCGCTGGCCGCCTGCGCGCCTGGGGCGACCCCGACGCCGACGGCCACGGTTCCGCCCCCCACGCCCACCCCACCGCCTGCCACCCCAACTCCGGCTTTCCAACCCATGAAGGTGGAGGCGCCGGATTGCAACTACGGTGGGGAGTTCAAGGCCATCGAGGCCGTCGATCAATATACCGTGCGTTTCACCCTGTGCTACCCCGATCCGGCCTTCCCCTCCAAAGTGGCCTTCGCTGCCTTCGCCATCCAGGATAAAGATTACCTGGACGCCAACGGCGGCGACACGGTGAAGATGAGCGAGAAGCCCAACGGGACCGGCCCCTACAAGGTGAAGGAGTGGATCCGGGGCGATCGCATCATCTTCGAGGCGAACCCGGATTACTGGGGCGAGAAGCCGAAGGCCAAGACCCTCGTCTTCCGCTGGTCTAAGGAGGCCGCCGCCCGTCTGCTCGAGCTCCAGGCCGGGACGGTGGACGGCATCGACAACCCCAACCCGGAGGACTTCGAGGTCATCCAGAAGGATCCGAACCTCCAGCTCTACATCCGTCCGCCGCTGAACATCGCCTACCTGGGCCTGAACAACAACCACCCGCCTCTGGATAACGAGAAGGTCCGCCAGGCCATCGCCATGGCCATCGACCGGGAGCGCCTGGTCAAGAACTTCTACCCGGCGGGCTCCATGGTGGCGGAGCAGTTCGTGCCGCCGGCCCTCAAGCCGGGCTACACCGAGGGCCTGAAGTGGTATGACTACAATCCGCAGGAGGCCAAGCGGCTCCTCGCCGAGGCCGGCTACCCCAACGGCTTTGACATCACCCTCTCCTACCGCGACGTGGTGCGGGGTTACCTGCCGCGGCCGGGCCAGGTCGCCCAGGACATCCAGGCCCAGCTCGCGGAGGTCGGCATCCGGGTTAAGATCAAGGTCATGGAGTCCGGCGCCTTCCTAGACTCGGTGGCCGCGGGCAACGAGCCCATGTATCTTTTGGGCTGGCTGGCGGATTATCCGGACGCCACCAACTTCTATGACTACCACTTCGCCAACGAGGCGAACCTGCAGTTCGGCAAGCTCTTCCCCGACTTGGTGGAGGAGATCCGCGCCGCAGCCCGGCTGAGCGACCCCGCCGCGCGCCAGAAGCACTACGACAAGGTGAACGAGCTGATCAAGCAGCACGTCCCCATGGTCCCCCTGGCCCATGGGGTTGCCGCCGCGGCCTTCAAGGCGACGGTGAAGGGCGCCCACGCCAGCCCGCTGAACAACGAGCGCTTCTCGGTGATGGATCCCGGCAAGGACGAGCTGGTCTGGATGCAGAACGCCGAGCCCATCGCCCTCTGGTGCGCCGATGAGACCGACGGCGAGACCTTCCGGGCTTGCATCCAGGTCTACGAGCCGCTGCTGGACTACAAGGTGGGCGGCGTGGAGGTGGTCCCCGCCCTCGCCGAGCGCTACGAGGCCAACGCCGACCTCACGGTGTGGACCTTCTACCTGCGTAAGGGGGTGAAGTTCCACAACGGCGCGGAGCTGGACGCCAACGACGTGGTGGCCACCTTCAAGGCCCAGTGGGACGCTAAGGATCCCAACCACAAGGGCCGCACGGGGACCTTCGAATACTTCAGCGCCTTCTTCGGGAGTTTCCTGAACGCGGAGAAGTAG
- a CDS encoding nucleotide pyrophosphohydrolase: MELRALEQAMEDFVTSKGWYRPDSPRPQTPRNLAISLVLEAAEVLELFQWGETADREALADELADVMLYLLQLARLHGIDLGEAVMAKLARNAQREWP, from the coding sequence ATGGAGCTGCGGGCGCTGGAGCAGGCCATGGAGGATTTCGTGACCTCGAAGGGCTGGTATCGGCCGGATTCGCCGCGGCCGCAGACGCCACGCAACCTAGCCATCTCCCTGGTCCTGGAGGCCGCGGAGGTCCTCGAGCTCTTCCAGTGGGGGGAGACGGCGGATCGCGAGGCCCTGGCCGATGAGCTGGCGGACGTGATGTTGTATCTGCTGCAGCTGGCCCGGCTGCACGGGATCGATCTGGGCGAGGCGGTGATGGCCAAGCTGGCCCGGAACGCCCAGCGGGAGTGGCCATGA
- the tsaE gene encoding tRNA (adenosine(37)-N6)-threonylcarbamoyltransferase complex ATPase subunit type 1 TsaE → MVIRLILETFSPDELTTRRLGAVLGRWLRAGDVVTVQGPLGAGKTRFIQGLAQGLGVRDPVQSPSFVLIQAYPLPDGGRFYHVDLYRLAEPGEAWALGIWDLFEEPAVIAIEWPERAAGLIPEPYLRVTLSPLGDSGRRVRIEAIGEFPPERLEALLARLKEQVETG, encoded by the coding sequence GTGGTCATCCGGCTGATCCTGGAGACATTCTCTCCCGACGAATTAACGACCCGTCGCCTCGGCGCCGTCCTGGGACGGTGGCTCCGGGCCGGCGACGTGGTGACGGTGCAGGGTCCCTTGGGGGCTGGGAAGACCCGCTTCATCCAGGGCCTCGCTCAGGGCCTCGGGGTGAGGGACCCCGTCCAAAGCCCTTCGTTTGTTCTGATCCAGGCCTATCCGCTGCCCGACGGTGGCCGGTTCTACCACGTCGATCTCTACCGGTTGGCGGAGCCCGGGGAGGCGTGGGCCCTGGGGATATGGGATCTGTTCGAGGAGCCCGCGGTGATCGCCATCGAGTGGCCGGAGCGGGCGGCGGGCCTGATCCCGGAGCCCTACCTCCGGGTCACCCTGAGCCCGTTAGGGGATTCCGGACGCCGGGTTCGGATCGAGGCGATCGGGGAGTTCCCGCCGGAGCGCCTCGAGGCGCTCCTTGCACGATTGAAGGAGCAGGTGGAGACGGGATGA
- a CDS encoding purine-nucleoside phosphorylase, whose product MHVHEVIPRSEYEAAAAWLRERLPSRPRLGLVLGSGLAALAEAVEEAAIWSFPEIPGFPAATVEGHPGRVIAGRLEGHPVLVLQGRAHFYEGYSVQRITFPIRVMQLLGVRMLILTNAAGGLNPAFRPGDVMIVRDHIGLPGMAGMNPLRGPNEADWGPRFPELSRAYDPALRALAREVGEAEGLPVHEGVYVMLAGPSFETPAEVRFLRMIGADAVGMSTVPEVIVACHGGMRVLALSGISNVLNPEAFEPPTHEEVLQAGRVLAPRLLTLIRGVLRRLPHEAGSELSKPHA is encoded by the coding sequence CCTCGGACTGGTGCTGGGGTCCGGCCTGGCGGCGCTGGCGGAAGCGGTAGAGGAGGCCGCGATCTGGTCGTTCCCTGAGATCCCGGGCTTCCCCGCCGCCACGGTGGAGGGGCATCCCGGCCGGGTGATCGCCGGCCGTCTGGAAGGACATCCGGTCCTGGTCCTTCAGGGGCGGGCCCATTTCTATGAGGGTTACTCGGTGCAGCGGATCACCTTTCCCATCCGGGTGATGCAGCTGCTCGGGGTCCGGATGCTGATCCTCACCAACGCGGCGGGGGGATTGAACCCAGCTTTCCGGCCCGGGGATGTGATGATCGTGCGGGATCACATCGGGCTTCCGGGGATGGCGGGGATGAACCCCCTGCGGGGGCCCAACGAGGCCGATTGGGGGCCTCGCTTCCCCGAGCTCTCACGGGCCTATGATCCGGCGCTGCGGGCCCTGGCGCGGGAGGTCGGGGAGGCGGAGGGCTTGCCGGTCCATGAGGGGGTTTACGTGATGCTGGCCGGGCCCAGTTTCGAGACGCCTGCGGAGGTGCGTTTCCTGCGCATGATCGGCGCCGACGCGGTCGGGATGTCCACCGTCCCCGAGGTGATCGTCGCCTGCCATGGGGGGATGCGCGTCCTGGCGCTCTCGGGGATCTCCAACGTCCTGAACCCGGAGGCCTTCGAGCCGCCCACCCATGAAGAGGTGCTTCAGGCCGGTCGGGTGCTGGCCCCTCGCCTGCTGACCCTCATCCGCGGCGTGCTGCGCCGCCTCCCCCACGAAGCAGGGTCTGAACTTTCGAAGCCGCACGCTTGA
- the rimI gene encoding ribosomal protein S18-alanine N-acetyltransferase: MPALAIPESVPFQIDPMRWEDVAEVMEIERRTFSMPWPMRAYEQELLRNPNAHYLVLRPRAVRTALPPQPSQRLPILGYGGFWLVPDEAHISTIAVDAPWRGRGLGELMFLALVEEAIAYGANLITLEVRASNAIAQRLYRKYGLEVVGRRPRYYRDNLEDALVMSVEEVRSAAYRERLEALKARLWARLQAAGPISLHRSTPN; encoded by the coding sequence ATGCCGGCGCTGGCGATCCCGGAGTCCGTTCCCTTTCAAATCGATCCGATGCGCTGGGAGGACGTCGCGGAGGTCATGGAGATCGAGCGGCGCACGTTCTCCATGCCATGGCCGATGCGCGCCTACGAGCAGGAGCTCCTGCGCAACCCCAATGCCCATTACCTCGTGTTGCGCCCGCGGGCGGTGCGCACGGCCCTGCCTCCGCAGCCTTCCCAGCGCCTGCCGATCCTGGGCTATGGCGGCTTCTGGTTGGTCCCTGACGAGGCCCATATCAGCACCATCGCCGTCGACGCGCCGTGGCGGGGGCGGGGGCTGGGGGAGCTGATGTTCCTGGCCCTGGTGGAGGAGGCCATCGCCTATGGGGCGAACTTGATCACCCTGGAGGTGCGGGCCTCCAACGCGATCGCCCAGCGCCTCTATCGGAAGTATGGCCTGGAGGTCGTGGGACGCCGCCCCCGATACTATCGGGACAACCTGGAGGACGCCCTGGTGATGAGTGTGGAGGAGGTGCGCTCCGCCGCCTATCGGGAGCGGCTGGAGGCCCTGAAGGCCCGCCTCTGGGCCCGCCTGCAGGCCGCCGGACCCATCTCCCTGCATCGATCCACGCCCAATTAG
- a CDS encoding HAD family hydrolase: MRIRGLIFDLGHTLIELPADPEGLRREMYAAARSALSHHGIRVEAQAFEADLERWMALRYGRWQEDWREYPLVETFGLALAELGYPGTPEAILREAVRAFLAPQEARWRLFPDALPTLDQLKRRGYRLALLTNSGDADHSWRLIQRFGLQPYFDPIVISAAVGWRKPHPALFEGIAAAWGLPPEAIAVVGDLLEADIRGAHLAGMRGIWAAMVAGTSAPTGAIRPDAVIRSLSEIPAILDRWADGAEA, encoded by the coding sequence ATGCGCATTCGGGGGTTGATCTTCGATCTCGGCCACACGCTGATCGAGCTGCCGGCGGATCCGGAGGGCCTGCGCCGGGAGATGTATGCCGCCGCCCGGAGCGCGCTGAGCCATCACGGAATCCGGGTCGAGGCGCAGGCCTTCGAGGCCGACCTCGAGCGCTGGATGGCCCTCCGGTATGGACGCTGGCAGGAGGACTGGCGGGAGTATCCCCTGGTGGAGACCTTCGGGCTGGCCCTGGCGGAGCTGGGCTATCCCGGGACGCCGGAGGCGATCCTCCGGGAAGCCGTTCGGGCGTTCCTGGCCCCTCAGGAGGCCCGCTGGCGGCTCTTCCCGGATGCCCTCCCGACCCTGGATCAGCTGAAGCGTCGGGGCTATCGCCTGGCCCTGCTGACCAACTCCGGCGACGCCGATCACTCCTGGCGGCTGATCCAGCGCTTCGGGCTTCAGCCTTACTTCGATCCCATCGTGATCTCCGCCGCCGTGGGTTGGCGGAAACCACATCCGGCTCTCTTCGAAGGGATCGCGGCAGCCTGGGGTCTCCCCCCGGAGGCGATCGCCGTGGTCGGCGACCTCTTGGAGGCAGATATCCGGGGCGCCCATCTGGCCGGGATGCGGGGCATCTGGGCGGCGATGGTCGCCGGGACCTCCGCGCCGACAGGGGCCATCCGGCCCGATGCGGTGATCCGGTCGCTCTCGGAGATCCCGGCGATCCTGGACCGTTGGGCGGATGGTGCGGAGGCATAG
- a CDS encoding metallophosphoesterase family protein, translating into MKAEGRLRILAVSDQVVEPLYSPRAREWLAPVHLILSCGDLPYGYLEFLMEVFNAPLFYVHGNHDRPELCADGRIRLAPQGGQSLEGIVVWEQGLLLSGLGGSRRYHPEGSHQYTEGEMWVRVLRLVPRLLWNRWRYGRALDVFVAHAPPRAIGDAPDLAHQGFAAFRWLIHRFRPRYFLHGHVHFHGCRPIFQIGPTRVINVFPYYLLEL; encoded by the coding sequence ATGAAGGCAGAGGGACGGCTTCGCATCCTCGCCGTCTCCGACCAGGTCGTCGAGCCCCTTTATTCCCCTCGGGCCCGGGAGTGGCTCGCGCCGGTGCACCTCATCCTCTCGTGCGGGGACCTGCCCTACGGGTATCTCGAGTTCCTGATGGAGGTGTTCAACGCGCCCCTCTTCTACGTCCACGGCAACCACGACCGGCCGGAGCTCTGCGCCGACGGGCGGATCCGCCTGGCCCCGCAGGGCGGACAAAGCCTGGAGGGGATCGTGGTGTGGGAGCAGGGGCTGCTGCTCAGCGGGCTGGGAGGATCACGGCGCTACCATCCCGAAGGCTCCCATCAATATACCGAGGGGGAGATGTGGGTGCGGGTCCTCCGGCTGGTCCCGCGCCTGCTCTGGAATCGGTGGCGGTATGGCCGAGCGCTGGATGTGTTCGTCGCCCACGCCCCGCCCCGCGCCATCGGCGACGCCCCGGACCTGGCGCATCAGGGTTTCGCCGCCTTCCGCTGGTTGATCCATCGGTTCCGCCCGCGCTATTTTTTGCATGGGCATGTGCATTTCCACGGGTGCCGGCCGATCTTTCAAATCGGCCCCACCCGAGTGATCAATGTGTTCCCGTATTACCTGCTGGAACTCTGA
- a CDS encoding DUF4032 domain-containing protein: MEEHGPLTEEVAAQYRRARLRALVRSLLARLTGRSNRLLSFDEVKEKLHLRGSVYRGLQRVPLDHIIGSVNRYQDFDRAFLPIRPHTADRWIAVGTILFREGDLPPVRLYRIGDAYFVLDGHHRISVARAMGWKEIEAEVIEVRSRVAVGPELRAEDLEILREYEEFLERTRLDVLQPEADIRFTIAGGYHRLLEHIAVHRYFMGLEQGREIPEDEAVTHWYNTVYRPVIEIIRAHRLLEDFPGRTEADLYLWIMDHLYYLREAYGPEVDAESAALDYAEQFPEHPIRRLVAEIRRAVEAMGDLPPTEIEPKV; encoded by the coding sequence ATGGAAGAGCACGGACCGCTCACCGAGGAGGTCGCTGCCCAGTATCGGAGGGCTCGTCTCCGGGCGCTGGTGCGGAGCCTCCTCGCCCGTTTGACCGGGCGTTCAAACCGTCTGCTATCCTTTGACGAGGTGAAGGAGAAGCTCCACCTGCGGGGCTCCGTCTACCGGGGCCTCCAGCGGGTCCCCTTGGATCACATCATCGGGAGCGTCAACCGCTATCAGGATTTCGATCGGGCCTTCCTCCCGATCCGTCCTCACACGGCCGACCGCTGGATCGCCGTGGGGACGATTCTCTTCCGGGAAGGGGATCTCCCCCCGGTCCGGTTGTATCGGATCGGCGACGCTTACTTCGTCCTCGACGGCCATCACCGGATCTCCGTGGCCCGGGCCATGGGCTGGAAGGAGATCGAGGCGGAGGTCATCGAGGTCCGAAGCCGGGTGGCGGTGGGGCCGGAGCTGCGAGCCGAGGATCTGGAGATCCTGCGGGAGTATGAGGAGTTCCTGGAGCGGACGCGGCTGGACGTCCTCCAGCCAGAGGCGGACATCCGGTTCACCATCGCCGGGGGCTATCATCGCCTGCTGGAGCACATCGCCGTGCATCGCTACTTCATGGGCCTGGAGCAGGGGCGGGAGATCCCGGAGGATGAGGCCGTGACCCACTGGTATAACACCGTCTACCGGCCGGTGATCGAGATCATCCGCGCCCACCGTCTCCTGGAGGACTTCCCGGGGCGGACGGAGGCCGATCTCTATCTCTGGATCATGGACCATCTCTATTACCTGCGGGAGGCCTACGGTCCGGAGGTCGATGCGGAAAGCGCCGCCCTGGATTACGCCGAGCAGTTCCCGGAGCATCCCATCCGGCGCCTGGTGGCCGAGATCCGCCGCGCGGTGGAGGCCATGGGCGACCTCCCGCCGACCGAGATCGAGCCGAAGGTATAG